Proteins encoded together in one Triticum dicoccoides isolate Atlit2015 ecotype Zavitan chromosome 7B, WEW_v2.0, whole genome shotgun sequence window:
- the LOC119339693 gene encoding late embryogenesis abundant protein 31-like, with protein sequence MKAQQEQPEPIQYGHVFAVTGDLAVQAIAPRDAEAMRTAEESVQGVQVPQASGGGFSAAVAMETAAAYNQAVGAVRPGQASDAATKQGITVTQTAVPGGRIVTEFVAGQVVGQYSVADQAMMQQQQQQVEEDTSKVTIGEAMEAAALSAGDRPLEEADVAAIRAAETQAQGADTVMPGGLADQAWAAASANAWTERDEDKITVGDVLSDATTKLADDKPAEREDAARVVQAETYSDAGARTKAGGVGAAVTTAARLNQEDDDDA encoded by the exons ATGAAGGCCCAGCAGGAGCAGCCGGAGCCCATCCAGTACGGCCACGTCTTCGCCGTCACGGGCGACCTCGCCGTCCAGGCCATCGCGCCACGGGACGCGGAGGCCATGCGCACCGCCGAGGAAAGCGTGCAGGGCGTGCAGGTCCCGCAGGCCAGCGGCGGCGGCTTCagcgcggcggtggccatggagacgGCCGCCGCGTACAACCAGGCCGTCGGCGCCGTCCGCCCGGGCCAGGCCAGCGACGCGGCCACCAAGCAGGGCATCACCGTCACCCAGACGGCCGTGCCCGGCGGCCGCATCGTCACCGAGTTCGTGGCTGGCCAGGTGGTGGGGCAGTACTCCGTGGCCGACCAGGCGatgatgcagcagcagcagcagcaggtggaGGAGGACACGAGCAAGGTGACGATCGGCGAGGCCATGGAGGCAGCGGCCCTGTCCGCGGGCGATCGGCCCCTCGAAGAGGCCGACGTGGCGGCCATCCGCGCCGCGGAGACGCAGGCGCAGGGCGCGGACACGGTCATGCCCGGCGGCCTCGCCGACCAGGCGTGGGCCGCCGCAAGCGCCAACGCCTGGACCGAGCGCGACGAGGACAAGATCACGGTCGGCGATGTCCTCTCG GACGCGACGACGAAGCTGGCGGATGACAAGCCGGCGGAGAGGGAGGACGCGGCAAGAGTGGTGCAGGCGGAGACGTACAGCGACGCCGGGGCGCGCACCAAGGCCGGCGGGGTGGGCGCCGCTGTCACCACGGCGGCGAGGCTTAaccaggaggacgacgacgacgcttGA
- the LOC119338156 gene encoding non-specific lipid-transfer protein-like protein At2g13820 — MILVPPTKPQQRFQCRSSHAAAALRLLLLAVALAMASGTARAHAVHAPCCNLLQGVNLVPCLGMAASGGGAVNISAACCSSLNEALDAGRRCLCSLLLANGVLAGLVATLIPALPMVLPLPGCYLYAPPLAACQVTLLQTSYDAPPASASVDAGVGDAAGGAVDPAPPQAYIAPPPKNGSVAGTKDGGRTDGSGGNGSREELSVRRSDACRWPGVGEGRAYMLISAVVMTVFLFD, encoded by the exons ATGATCTTAGTACCACCAACCAAGCCACAGCAACGCTTCCAGTGCCGATCATCACACGCGGCCGCGGCCCTCCGTCTGCTACTTCTCGCTGTCGCACTGGCAATGGCGAGCGGCACCGCAAGGGCACACGCCGTCCACGCGCCGTGCTGCAACCTGCTCCAGGGGGTGAACCTGGTGCCGTGCCTGGGGatggcggcgtccggcggcggcgccgtGAACATAAGCGCCGCCTGCTGCTCGTCGCTGAACGAGGCGCTCGACGCCGGCCGCCGCTGCCTGTGCTCGCTGCTGCTGGCCAACGGCGTGCTCGCTGGCCTCGTCGCCACCCTGATCCCCGCGCTGCCCATGGTGCTGCCGCTGCCCGGGTGCTACCTCTACGCGCCTCCTCTCGCGGCCTGCCAAG TGACGTTGCTGCAGACGAGTTATGATGCGCCGCCGGCGTCGGCATCTGTGGATGCGGGCGTGGGGGATGCTGCTGGCGGCGCGGTGGATCCGGCGCCTCCTCAGGCCTACATTGCGCCGCCGCCTAAGAATGGTAGTGTGGCTGGGACGAAGGATGGTGGGAGGACGGACGGGAGCGGCGGCAATGGCTCTAGGGAGGAGCTGAGCGTTAGAAGGAGCGACGCATGCCGGTGGCCCGGCGTTGGTGAGGGTAGGGCGTACATGCTGATCTCTGCGGTGGTCATGACTGTATTTTTGTTCGATTAA